A single genomic interval of Rhododendron vialii isolate Sample 1 chromosome 3a, ASM3025357v1 harbors:
- the LOC131318687 gene encoding pumilio homolog 4 isoform X1: protein MVIGSNKMDVISDMNIRMNLEDGVMRGSNGNLEDILQNELELMLRKQHSRNAIDRERERDYNILRSGSAPPTVQGSLSAVGSLFMNPNPAGIDSSSSNATEIMTEEEIRSHPAYLSYYYSNENLNPRLPPPLLSREDWRVAQRFQASGGSSFGATGDWTKKNLIDISGSSSLFSMQPSLSVQQAEDELMELRNDTPRNLSRPSSSEWLNRGSNCSVGLSHTGLGGRRKSFADILQEGLERPYSLSGHLSRAASRNSLHSAAVCNGVESTEALNPGANNTGLPRVQSLGSLVSHSFASSVPSPLSRSRTPEPQLIGRSSSPGLPPVGDRVEKKNLVGSNALNGHSSSVTKLSDIASSLSSLSLSRNQPSHEDSLVQSQLQMVFDNPNQLLDMSNSHIQHQHQHFVTRSKPEKLNIPTPYNDSNGRNGIVIDQNICKLGFDGQMNCPQTSSPANLYSRTKERSNIYCQTDNFSGVEFSGHLSSGRSVGKKLNAEIGNQLDSAPTFHGGRNGQSLRRTSNQAGSDSHSPHIDSHYIEYLQKTYDYAMHDYLGTSLAYGELQDYQKAYLETLSAQKKNQSETPLLCQSGILNHEYYVNPPFGLAIPYQGNQMAETVLPSRGSGGPTLQKDRISPHNSVFRSSLGGSNGSWHSDFGTNMEGVLVSSLLEELKNKKTRSLELSDIVDDVVEFSMDQYGSRFIQQKLETASVEEKTKIFPKIGPHARALITDVFGNYVIQKFFEHGTEVQRKELANQLTGHVLPLSLQMYGCRVIQKALEVVDVELQTQMVSELDGSVMKCVRDQNGNHVIQKSLERVPQDRIQFIISAFFGQVVGLSTHPYGCRVIQRVLEHCDDPKTQQTIMDEIMHSVDILAQDQYGNYVIQHVLQHGKPHERSAIISKLAGQIVKMSQQKFASNVVEKCLTFGGPAERQLLVNEMLGSSDENAPLQAMMKDPFGNYVVQKVLETCDDQSRELLLSRIKVHLNTLKKYTYGKHIVSRVEKLITTGERCSGSTSSHFY, encoded by the exons ATGGTAATTGGGAGTAATAAGATGGATGTGATATCTGATATGAATATACGTATGAACCTAGAAGACGGGGTAATGAGAGGATCAAATGGCAATTTAGAAGATATTTTGCAGAACGAGCTTGAACTAATGCTGCGAAAGCAGCATAGTCGAAATGCTATCGAtcgggagagggagagagattatAACATATTGAGGAGTGGCAGTGCTCCTCCCACAGTTCAAGGGTCATTAAGTGCAGTGGGCAGTCTGTTTATGAATCCAAATCCTGCCGGAATTGATAGTAGCAGTAGCAATGCCACTGAAATAATGACAGAAGAAGAAATCCGGTCTCACCCCGCTTATTTATCATACTACTATTCAAATGAAAATCTTAACCCTAGGTTACCCCCACCATTACTGTCACGAGAGGATTGGCGAGTGGCCCAAAGGTTTCAAGCCTCAGGGGGTTCGTCATTTGGGGCAACTGGGGACTGGACGAAGAAGAATCTGATCGATATCAGTGGAAGTTCGTCGTTATTCTCAATGCAGCCTAGCTTATCTGTACAACAGGCAGAAGATGAGTTGATGGAACTGAGGAACGATACTCCAAGGAATCTCTCACGTCCGTCATCCTCTGAGTGGCTAAATAGAGGCTCCAATTGTTCGGTTGGGTTGTCACATACGGGATTGGGAGGGAGGAGGAAGAGTTTTGCCGACATTCTTCAG GAAGGTCTTGAGCGACCTTATTCCTTATCAGGTCATCTCTCGCGCGCTGCAAGTCGTAATTCATTACATTCAGCAGCAGTATGTAATGGAGTGGAATCCACAGAGGCCTTGAATCCTGGGGCAAATAACACGGGCCTGCCTAGAGTTCAGAGCCTTGGCTCACTAGTTTCTCATTCTTTTGCATCTTCTGTGCCTTCGCCTCTATCGAGGAGTAGAACTCCTGAACCTCAGCTGATTGGAAGGTCCTCAAGTCCTGGTCTTCCTCCTGTGGGTGACAGAGTCGAAAAGAAGAATCTTGTTGGCTCGAATGCCCTCAATGGTCATTCTTCTAGCGTGACCAAGCTTTCTGATATTGCATCTTCTTTATCTAGCCTTAGCTTGTCAAGAAATCAACCAAGTCATGAAGACAGTCTTGTGCAGTCTCAACTCCAAATGGTATTTGATAATCCTAATCAATTGCTGGATATGTCAAATAGTCACATACAACATCAACATCAGCACTTTGTTACCAGGTCCAAACCTGAAAAGTTGAATATTCCTACCCCTTATAATGATTCAAACGGGAGGAATGGAATTGTGATAGACCAAAATATTTGTAAGCTTGGTTTTGATGGGCAGATGAACTGTCCCCAAACATCGTCTCCTGCCAATCTttactcaagaacaaaggaaagaTCTAACATATACTGCCAAACTGATAATTTTTCCGGTGTGGAGTTTTCTGGACACTTGTCAAGTGGGCGTTCCGTTGGTAAAAAGCTTAATGCAGAAATTGGTAATCAGCTGGATTCAG CTCCAACTTTCCATGGTGGCAGAAATGGGCAAAGTTTGAGAAGAACTAGCAATCAAGCTGGGTCTGACTCTCATTCACCACATATTGATTCACATTATATCGAGTACTTGCAGAAAACTTACGATTATGCAATGCACGATTATCTTGGCACTTCACTTGCTTATGGAGAGTTGCAAGACTATCAGAAAGCTTATCTCGAGACACTGTCTGCTCAAAAGAAAAATCAGAGTGAGACACCACTTTTATGCCAATCTGGCATTTTGAATCACGAATATTATGTGAATCCACCTTTTGGTCTTGCCATTCCATACCAAGGAAACCAAATGGCTGAGACTGTGCTTCCATCTCGTGGATCTGGGGGTCCAACATTGCAGAAGGACCGGATTTCGCCCCATAATTCTGTGTTCAGAAGTTCACTGGGAGGTTCTAATGGGTCATGGCATTCAGATTTTGGAACTAACATGGAAGGTGTACTTGTATCTTCTTTATTAGAAGAGCTCAAGAACAAAAAGACAAGGTCTTTGGAACTTTCAGACATCGTTGATGATGTAGTTGAATTCAG TATGGATCAGTATGGGAGTCGCTTTATTCAACAGAAGCTAGAAACTGCTTCAGTGGAAGAAAAGACAAAGATATTCCCAAAGATTGGTCCTCATGCTCGTGCTTTGATAACTGATGTCTTTGGGAATTACGTGATACAGAAA TTTTTTGAGCATGGCACAGAGGTTCAAAGAAAGGAGTTAGCTAACCAACTTACTGGGCACGTGTTGCCTCTCAGTCTTCAAATGTATGGCTGCAGAGTTATTCAGAAG GCCTTGGAAGTGGTTGATGTAGAACTTCAAACCCAGATGGTATCAGAGCTGGATGGTTCCGTCATGAAATGTGTTCGTGACCAGAATGGTAATCATGTTATTCAGAAGTCCCTAGAACGTGTCCCGCAAGATCGAATACAATTCATTATCTCAGCCTTTTTTGGCCAAGTTGTGGGACTTTCCACTCATCCTTATGGTTGCCGTGTGATTCAG AGGGTTCTGGAGCACTGCGATGATCCAAAGACACAACAAACTATCATGGACGAAATTATGCATTCAGTAGATATTCTGGCACAAGACCAATATGGAAATTATGTGATTCAG CATGTCCTGCAACATGGTAAACCACATGAACGATCTGCTATTATTAGCAAGCTAGCTGGACAGATAGTGAAGATGAGTCAGCAGAAGTTTGCCTCTAATGTCGTTGAGAAGTGCTTAACTTTTGGTGGTCCAGCTGAGCGTCAGCTTTTGGTGAATGAGATGCTTGGTTCATCAGATGAAAATGCGCCCTTACAG GCCATGATGAAGGATCCTTTCGGAAACTACGTTGTGCAGAAGGTTCTTGAGACCTGTGATGATCAGAGCCGTGAATTACTTCTCTCTCGCATCAAGGTCCACTTGAATACACTGAAGAAGTACACTTACGGTAAACATATTGTTTCACGTGTTGAAAAGCTTATAACCACTGGAG AGAGGTGTAGCGGGTCAACATCCTCGCACTTTTATTGA
- the LOC131318687 gene encoding pumilio homolog 4 isoform X2 gives MVIGSNKMDVISDMNIRMNLEDGVMRGSNGNLEDILQNELELMLRKQHSRNAIDRERERDYNILRSGSAPPTVQGSLSAVGSLFMNPNPAGIDSSSSNATEIMTEEEIRSHPAYLSYYYSNENLNPRLPPPLLSREDWRVAQRFQASGGSSFGATGDWTKKNLIDISGSSSLFSMQPSLSVQQAEDELMELRNDTPRNLSRPSSSEWLNRGSNCSVGLSHTGLGGRRKSFADILQEGLERPYSLSGHLSRAASRNSLHSAAVCNGVESTEALNPGANNTGLPRVQSLGSLVSHSFASSVPSPLSRSRTPEPQLIGRSSSPGLPPVGDRVEKKNLVGSNALNGHSSSVTKLSDIASSLSSLSLSRNQPSHEDSLVQSQLQMVFDNPNQLLDMSNSHIQHQHQHFVTRSKPEKLNIPTPYNDSNGRNGIVIDQNICKLGFDGQMNCPQTSSPANLYSRTKERSNIYCQTDNFSGVEFSGHLSSGRSVGKKLNAEIAPTFHGGRNGQSLRRTSNQAGSDSHSPHIDSHYIEYLQKTYDYAMHDYLGTSLAYGELQDYQKAYLETLSAQKKNQSETPLLCQSGILNHEYYVNPPFGLAIPYQGNQMAETVLPSRGSGGPTLQKDRISPHNSVFRSSLGGSNGSWHSDFGTNMEGVLVSSLLEELKNKKTRSLELSDIVDDVVEFSMDQYGSRFIQQKLETASVEEKTKIFPKIGPHARALITDVFGNYVIQKFFEHGTEVQRKELANQLTGHVLPLSLQMYGCRVIQKALEVVDVELQTQMVSELDGSVMKCVRDQNGNHVIQKSLERVPQDRIQFIISAFFGQVVGLSTHPYGCRVIQRVLEHCDDPKTQQTIMDEIMHSVDILAQDQYGNYVIQHVLQHGKPHERSAIISKLAGQIVKMSQQKFASNVVEKCLTFGGPAERQLLVNEMLGSSDENAPLQAMMKDPFGNYVVQKVLETCDDQSRELLLSRIKVHLNTLKKYTYGKHIVSRVEKLITTGERCSGSTSSHFY, from the exons ATGGTAATTGGGAGTAATAAGATGGATGTGATATCTGATATGAATATACGTATGAACCTAGAAGACGGGGTAATGAGAGGATCAAATGGCAATTTAGAAGATATTTTGCAGAACGAGCTTGAACTAATGCTGCGAAAGCAGCATAGTCGAAATGCTATCGAtcgggagagggagagagattatAACATATTGAGGAGTGGCAGTGCTCCTCCCACAGTTCAAGGGTCATTAAGTGCAGTGGGCAGTCTGTTTATGAATCCAAATCCTGCCGGAATTGATAGTAGCAGTAGCAATGCCACTGAAATAATGACAGAAGAAGAAATCCGGTCTCACCCCGCTTATTTATCATACTACTATTCAAATGAAAATCTTAACCCTAGGTTACCCCCACCATTACTGTCACGAGAGGATTGGCGAGTGGCCCAAAGGTTTCAAGCCTCAGGGGGTTCGTCATTTGGGGCAACTGGGGACTGGACGAAGAAGAATCTGATCGATATCAGTGGAAGTTCGTCGTTATTCTCAATGCAGCCTAGCTTATCTGTACAACAGGCAGAAGATGAGTTGATGGAACTGAGGAACGATACTCCAAGGAATCTCTCACGTCCGTCATCCTCTGAGTGGCTAAATAGAGGCTCCAATTGTTCGGTTGGGTTGTCACATACGGGATTGGGAGGGAGGAGGAAGAGTTTTGCCGACATTCTTCAG GAAGGTCTTGAGCGACCTTATTCCTTATCAGGTCATCTCTCGCGCGCTGCAAGTCGTAATTCATTACATTCAGCAGCAGTATGTAATGGAGTGGAATCCACAGAGGCCTTGAATCCTGGGGCAAATAACACGGGCCTGCCTAGAGTTCAGAGCCTTGGCTCACTAGTTTCTCATTCTTTTGCATCTTCTGTGCCTTCGCCTCTATCGAGGAGTAGAACTCCTGAACCTCAGCTGATTGGAAGGTCCTCAAGTCCTGGTCTTCCTCCTGTGGGTGACAGAGTCGAAAAGAAGAATCTTGTTGGCTCGAATGCCCTCAATGGTCATTCTTCTAGCGTGACCAAGCTTTCTGATATTGCATCTTCTTTATCTAGCCTTAGCTTGTCAAGAAATCAACCAAGTCATGAAGACAGTCTTGTGCAGTCTCAACTCCAAATGGTATTTGATAATCCTAATCAATTGCTGGATATGTCAAATAGTCACATACAACATCAACATCAGCACTTTGTTACCAGGTCCAAACCTGAAAAGTTGAATATTCCTACCCCTTATAATGATTCAAACGGGAGGAATGGAATTGTGATAGACCAAAATATTTGTAAGCTTGGTTTTGATGGGCAGATGAACTGTCCCCAAACATCGTCTCCTGCCAATCTttactcaagaacaaaggaaagaTCTAACATATACTGCCAAACTGATAATTTTTCCGGTGTGGAGTTTTCTGGACACTTGTCAAGTGGGCGTTCCGTTGGTAAAAAGCTTAATGCAGAAATTG CTCCAACTTTCCATGGTGGCAGAAATGGGCAAAGTTTGAGAAGAACTAGCAATCAAGCTGGGTCTGACTCTCATTCACCACATATTGATTCACATTATATCGAGTACTTGCAGAAAACTTACGATTATGCAATGCACGATTATCTTGGCACTTCACTTGCTTATGGAGAGTTGCAAGACTATCAGAAAGCTTATCTCGAGACACTGTCTGCTCAAAAGAAAAATCAGAGTGAGACACCACTTTTATGCCAATCTGGCATTTTGAATCACGAATATTATGTGAATCCACCTTTTGGTCTTGCCATTCCATACCAAGGAAACCAAATGGCTGAGACTGTGCTTCCATCTCGTGGATCTGGGGGTCCAACATTGCAGAAGGACCGGATTTCGCCCCATAATTCTGTGTTCAGAAGTTCACTGGGAGGTTCTAATGGGTCATGGCATTCAGATTTTGGAACTAACATGGAAGGTGTACTTGTATCTTCTTTATTAGAAGAGCTCAAGAACAAAAAGACAAGGTCTTTGGAACTTTCAGACATCGTTGATGATGTAGTTGAATTCAG TATGGATCAGTATGGGAGTCGCTTTATTCAACAGAAGCTAGAAACTGCTTCAGTGGAAGAAAAGACAAAGATATTCCCAAAGATTGGTCCTCATGCTCGTGCTTTGATAACTGATGTCTTTGGGAATTACGTGATACAGAAA TTTTTTGAGCATGGCACAGAGGTTCAAAGAAAGGAGTTAGCTAACCAACTTACTGGGCACGTGTTGCCTCTCAGTCTTCAAATGTATGGCTGCAGAGTTATTCAGAAG GCCTTGGAAGTGGTTGATGTAGAACTTCAAACCCAGATGGTATCAGAGCTGGATGGTTCCGTCATGAAATGTGTTCGTGACCAGAATGGTAATCATGTTATTCAGAAGTCCCTAGAACGTGTCCCGCAAGATCGAATACAATTCATTATCTCAGCCTTTTTTGGCCAAGTTGTGGGACTTTCCACTCATCCTTATGGTTGCCGTGTGATTCAG AGGGTTCTGGAGCACTGCGATGATCCAAAGACACAACAAACTATCATGGACGAAATTATGCATTCAGTAGATATTCTGGCACAAGACCAATATGGAAATTATGTGATTCAG CATGTCCTGCAACATGGTAAACCACATGAACGATCTGCTATTATTAGCAAGCTAGCTGGACAGATAGTGAAGATGAGTCAGCAGAAGTTTGCCTCTAATGTCGTTGAGAAGTGCTTAACTTTTGGTGGTCCAGCTGAGCGTCAGCTTTTGGTGAATGAGATGCTTGGTTCATCAGATGAAAATGCGCCCTTACAG GCCATGATGAAGGATCCTTTCGGAAACTACGTTGTGCAGAAGGTTCTTGAGACCTGTGATGATCAGAGCCGTGAATTACTTCTCTCTCGCATCAAGGTCCACTTGAATACACTGAAGAAGTACACTTACGGTAAACATATTGTTTCACGTGTTGAAAAGCTTATAACCACTGGAG AGAGGTGTAGCGGGTCAACATCCTCGCACTTTTATTGA
- the LOC131318687 gene encoding pumilio homolog 4 isoform X3 — MVIGSNKMDVISDMNIRMNLEDGVMRGSNGNLEDILQNELELMLRKQHSRNAIDRERERDYNILRSGSAPPTVQGSLSAVGSLFMNPNPAGIDSSSSNATEIMTEEEIRSHPAYLSYYYSNENLNPRLPPPLLSREDWRVAQRFQASGGSSFGATGDWTKKNLIDISGSSSLFSMQPSLSVQQAEDELMELRNDTPRNLSRPSSSEWLNRGSNCSVGLSHTGLGGRRKSFADILQEGLERPYSLSGHLSRAASRNSLHSAAVCNGVESTEALNPGANNTGLPRVQSLGSLVSHSFASSVPSPLSRSRTPEPQLIGRSSSPGLPPVGDRVEKKNLVGSNALNGHSSSVTKLSDIASSLSSLSLSRNQPSHEDSLVQSQLQMVFDNPNQLLDMSNSHIQHQHQHFVTRSKPEKLNIPTPYNDSNGRNGIVIDQNICKLGFDGQMNCPQTSSPANLYSRTKERSNIYCQTDNFSGVEFSGHLSSGRSVGKKLNAEIGNQLDSAPTFHGGRNGQSLRRTSNQAGSDSHSPHIDSHYIEYLQKTYDYAMHDYLGTSLAYGELQDYQKAYLETLSAQKKNQSETPLLCQSGILNHEYYVNPPFGLAIPYQGNQMAETVLPSRGSGGPTLQKDRISPHNSVFRSSLGGSNGSWHSDFGTNMEGVLVSSLLEELKNKKTRSLELSDIVDDVVEFSMDQYGSRFIQQKLETASVEEKTKIFPKIGPHARALITDVFGNYVIQKFFEHGTEVQRKELANQLTGHVLPLSLQMYGCRVIQKALEVVDVELQTQMVSELDGSVMKCVRDQNGNHVIQKSLERVPQDRIQFIISAFFGQVVGLSTHPYGCRVIQRVLEHCDDPKTQQTIMDEIMHSVDILAQDQYGNYVIQQRWINATKMFFSLVGQSKDPD, encoded by the exons ATGGTAATTGGGAGTAATAAGATGGATGTGATATCTGATATGAATATACGTATGAACCTAGAAGACGGGGTAATGAGAGGATCAAATGGCAATTTAGAAGATATTTTGCAGAACGAGCTTGAACTAATGCTGCGAAAGCAGCATAGTCGAAATGCTATCGAtcgggagagggagagagattatAACATATTGAGGAGTGGCAGTGCTCCTCCCACAGTTCAAGGGTCATTAAGTGCAGTGGGCAGTCTGTTTATGAATCCAAATCCTGCCGGAATTGATAGTAGCAGTAGCAATGCCACTGAAATAATGACAGAAGAAGAAATCCGGTCTCACCCCGCTTATTTATCATACTACTATTCAAATGAAAATCTTAACCCTAGGTTACCCCCACCATTACTGTCACGAGAGGATTGGCGAGTGGCCCAAAGGTTTCAAGCCTCAGGGGGTTCGTCATTTGGGGCAACTGGGGACTGGACGAAGAAGAATCTGATCGATATCAGTGGAAGTTCGTCGTTATTCTCAATGCAGCCTAGCTTATCTGTACAACAGGCAGAAGATGAGTTGATGGAACTGAGGAACGATACTCCAAGGAATCTCTCACGTCCGTCATCCTCTGAGTGGCTAAATAGAGGCTCCAATTGTTCGGTTGGGTTGTCACATACGGGATTGGGAGGGAGGAGGAAGAGTTTTGCCGACATTCTTCAG GAAGGTCTTGAGCGACCTTATTCCTTATCAGGTCATCTCTCGCGCGCTGCAAGTCGTAATTCATTACATTCAGCAGCAGTATGTAATGGAGTGGAATCCACAGAGGCCTTGAATCCTGGGGCAAATAACACGGGCCTGCCTAGAGTTCAGAGCCTTGGCTCACTAGTTTCTCATTCTTTTGCATCTTCTGTGCCTTCGCCTCTATCGAGGAGTAGAACTCCTGAACCTCAGCTGATTGGAAGGTCCTCAAGTCCTGGTCTTCCTCCTGTGGGTGACAGAGTCGAAAAGAAGAATCTTGTTGGCTCGAATGCCCTCAATGGTCATTCTTCTAGCGTGACCAAGCTTTCTGATATTGCATCTTCTTTATCTAGCCTTAGCTTGTCAAGAAATCAACCAAGTCATGAAGACAGTCTTGTGCAGTCTCAACTCCAAATGGTATTTGATAATCCTAATCAATTGCTGGATATGTCAAATAGTCACATACAACATCAACATCAGCACTTTGTTACCAGGTCCAAACCTGAAAAGTTGAATATTCCTACCCCTTATAATGATTCAAACGGGAGGAATGGAATTGTGATAGACCAAAATATTTGTAAGCTTGGTTTTGATGGGCAGATGAACTGTCCCCAAACATCGTCTCCTGCCAATCTttactcaagaacaaaggaaagaTCTAACATATACTGCCAAACTGATAATTTTTCCGGTGTGGAGTTTTCTGGACACTTGTCAAGTGGGCGTTCCGTTGGTAAAAAGCTTAATGCAGAAATTGGTAATCAGCTGGATTCAG CTCCAACTTTCCATGGTGGCAGAAATGGGCAAAGTTTGAGAAGAACTAGCAATCAAGCTGGGTCTGACTCTCATTCACCACATATTGATTCACATTATATCGAGTACTTGCAGAAAACTTACGATTATGCAATGCACGATTATCTTGGCACTTCACTTGCTTATGGAGAGTTGCAAGACTATCAGAAAGCTTATCTCGAGACACTGTCTGCTCAAAAGAAAAATCAGAGTGAGACACCACTTTTATGCCAATCTGGCATTTTGAATCACGAATATTATGTGAATCCACCTTTTGGTCTTGCCATTCCATACCAAGGAAACCAAATGGCTGAGACTGTGCTTCCATCTCGTGGATCTGGGGGTCCAACATTGCAGAAGGACCGGATTTCGCCCCATAATTCTGTGTTCAGAAGTTCACTGGGAGGTTCTAATGGGTCATGGCATTCAGATTTTGGAACTAACATGGAAGGTGTACTTGTATCTTCTTTATTAGAAGAGCTCAAGAACAAAAAGACAAGGTCTTTGGAACTTTCAGACATCGTTGATGATGTAGTTGAATTCAG TATGGATCAGTATGGGAGTCGCTTTATTCAACAGAAGCTAGAAACTGCTTCAGTGGAAGAAAAGACAAAGATATTCCCAAAGATTGGTCCTCATGCTCGTGCTTTGATAACTGATGTCTTTGGGAATTACGTGATACAGAAA TTTTTTGAGCATGGCACAGAGGTTCAAAGAAAGGAGTTAGCTAACCAACTTACTGGGCACGTGTTGCCTCTCAGTCTTCAAATGTATGGCTGCAGAGTTATTCAGAAG GCCTTGGAAGTGGTTGATGTAGAACTTCAAACCCAGATGGTATCAGAGCTGGATGGTTCCGTCATGAAATGTGTTCGTGACCAGAATGGTAATCATGTTATTCAGAAGTCCCTAGAACGTGTCCCGCAAGATCGAATACAATTCATTATCTCAGCCTTTTTTGGCCAAGTTGTGGGACTTTCCACTCATCCTTATGGTTGCCGTGTGATTCAG AGGGTTCTGGAGCACTGCGATGATCCAAAGACACAACAAACTATCATGGACGAAATTATGCATTCAGTAGATATTCTGGCACAAGACCAATATGGAAATTATGTGATTCAG CAAAGATGGATCAATGCAACAAAAATGTTTTTCAGTTTGGTAGGACAGTCAAAAGATCCAGATTGA